From the Theropithecus gelada isolate Dixy chromosome 16, Tgel_1.0, whole genome shotgun sequence genome, the window TGTCTGGCTGACTAGGGTAGGGACAGGGGCAAGGACACATCCACTCTGTCTCCACCCTCTCCAGCAGCGTGATGGATTTTGCCCATAAACCTAATCAATTAAGCATAAACCTAATCAATTGATTTGCTACCTGAGGCTCTGTCTGACACCactgcccacccccagcccccatcaGCTCAGATGGATTATTTGGCTGGGAAGATGGAGCACTGCAGTGCCGGGAGGGAGATGGAATTCCGTCAGAGGTGGGCTTCCGGCGCCCTTCTGCTGGCCCTGTGTAGGGCGCATTGCCTCCCCTGCACAGCCCCCAAGCCTCCCAGCCTGCCCCTTCCTGGGCAGGGTGCTGGAAGCTAGCCCTGCCTATCAGGGCGGCCTGGATCCTTAGGGGAGTGTCTGAGGTCTCTGGCCTTGCGCTGAGCTCCCTTGGTGCTTCTGGGGCCCCCTGGTGGTGGCTTAGCACTAACGGCCTCCCCTCCAGGTTCCTCCTTCCCCTACCTCTTGCCACTTCTGGGAGGTGAGGGGCAGCCCCAGGCCCTTGCTTCTACCTGCAGAGCTCTTCCTATCTCCCTCTCACAGACCAACACAGGCATCCGCAAGAACTTGGAGCAGGAGATCATCCAGTACAACTTCAAAACTTCCTTCTTCGACATCTTCGTGAGTGGCCTTGGGAGATCCCAgggaccctggaggcagagagggagcagGGAAATGACTTCCGCTgggttctctttctttttttttttttttctttttttttttttgagacggagtctcgctgtgtcacccaggctggagtgcagtggccggatctcagctcactgcaagctccgccttccgggttcacgccattctccggcctcagcctcccgagtagctgggactacaggcgcctgccacctcgcccggctaagtttttttttgtattttttagtagagacggggtttcactgtgttagccaggatggtctcgatctcctgacctcgtgatccgcccgtctcggcctcccaaagtgctgggattacaggcttgagccaccgcgcccggccccgctgGGTTCTCTTTCTGCAGCATATATCCAGTCTGATCAGAGATTCAGCTCCCATCCTTTGGGAGCCATCAGTCGTTAAAACCTTTTTTccacaaggccgggcacggtggctcatgcgtgttatcctagcactttgggaggcccgggtgggtggatcacttgaggttaggagtttgaaaccagcttggccatcatggtgaaaccccatctctactaaaaatacaaaaaattagctgggcgtggtggtgcgcgcctataatcccagttacttgggaggctgaggcaggagaatcacttgaactcgggaggcggaggttgcagtgagccaagattgtgccaccgctttccagcctgggcaacagagtgagactctgtctcaaaaaaaaaataaataaataaataacctttcCTCCACAAAGCCCCCGTCAGAGAGCCCCAGGTGGGAGAGGGAAGATAAGACCCCTGTCCAAGGTTACATCCAAATTGTCCCAGAGAAATGCTGACTCAGTCGTTGTCCCCTGAGGTGTGCATGCCCATAGGGAGGGAATGTGGGGGCAGGACCAGAGGGGAGGTCAGCCTACAGCACGGTGGGGGGCATTAGCTTCCTGTGATAGCCTGGCTCCCATCCCACCAGGTCCTGGCCTTCTTCCGCTTCTCTGGACTGCTCCTGGGCTATGCCGTGCTGCGGCTCCAGCACTGGTGGGTGATTGCGGTAAGATGCCACTTCCCTGGCAGCTCCTGGGCCATGGAAGGGCTGGTGGAAGGGATGGGATGGAGGGGGActcacttcccagcctctgccttccccttcctccttccctcccctgggCAGGTCACGACGCTGGTGTCCAGTGCATTCCTCATTGTCAAGGTCATCCTCTCTGAGGTCAGTGGCTCAGGGTCTGGCCAGTCTGGTGGGCATCAGACCTCAGTGGTATGCTTCTAGAGAGGAGCATTTCTCTAATTTGGGGTGTCTGTCCCTGTTGTCCGGATTAGGGGGAGAGGGAATCCTGTGCTTTGGTATCTCTAAGGAATCATCCTTCCCTGACTTAGCCCCCTGAAGCTCCAAGAATCAGAAAGTTATTCCTCCAGCCTAATCCCAGTTTATCCTGCTGCAGACTTGAGAAGgttcccaagcagctggtaccAGGAATGGGGTATATGCCAGTTTGGCTGGCTAGAGTCGGTAGCCACAGGAGAGGGCTCTGGGTTTGGGGTGACCCCTGCCATGGAGCTCAGCCCCCTCCCTCCACAGCTGCTCAGCAAAGGGGCATTTGGCTACCTGCTCCCCATCGTCTCCTTCGTCCTCGCCTGGTTGGAGACCTGGTTCCTTGACTTCAAAGTCCTACCCCAGGAAGCCGAAGAGGAACGATGTGAGGGCTCATGGGTAGGGGGGTGCAGCGAGGGTTGCCCCAGCCCCAAGGGAGGGGAGTTGCGGGCATGACAGTCAGTCTGAAGCATCTTGCCACCTCTGAGCAGCCTCCAGTAACCTGAGGGGGAGCTTGGCTGTTGGTACCCCAGGCTGCTAGGGTGTTACTGTGCTCAGTCTGGGACTGTGGCGGCCCATGTCTGCTCCTCCAGGGTATCTTGCCGCCCAGGCTGCTGTTGCCCGTGGACCCCTGCTGTTCTCCGGTGCTCTGTCCGAGGGACAGTTCTATTCACCCCCAGAATCCTTTGCAGGTGAGGGCTGGTGTGTGGGGGAACTGCTTTCAGGGAGGGGCCTTGTGAGGAATGGGGTAGGCTGGGTCTGTTCTTTCTATTCCTTCTATCAGGCTCCCTGGGGAAAGCCAACAACCCTCTCCCACACACTTTTATCCCCCACATCCTTGCACTCACATACCCGAACCCCACTACCTCCCCACACTCTCCCCACCCCTTGCCATTGTCATCTGTGCCTGTTTTCTGCAGGGTCTGACAATGAATCAGATGAAGAAGTTGCTGGAAAGAAAAGTTTCTCTGCTCAGGTATTTGCCTGCCTATCCCCAACCCCTGCCCTTGGAATGGGCGCCTGGAGGAGGGCCAGTGCAGGGGTCAGCCGGGGTGGGCAGGAGTTTCCCAGTAGAGGCTGAACCTCGGGCAATGCCCATCTGAATGCCCCTCCACCAGTCCAGCCCCCCAGGTCTGCCTCATGGTTGGGCGCACAGGAGGAGCAGCCACAGGCCTGCAGGGCCCAGGGAGACCAGCCCAGATCCCCCACATGTGACTGGGCCAGGCCCCTCTGGGAAGCATGTGGTATGTCTAGAGAGAGAACAGGCCACGAACATGGGGAGTTGTAGGCCCCAGGCTGACCCCTCGCTGCCTTCTGCTTCCGTCCAGGAGCGGGAGTACATCCGCCAGGGGAAGGAGGCCACAGCAGTGGTGGACCAGATCTTGGCCCAGGAAGAGAACTGGAAGTTTGAGAAGAAGAATGTAAGAAGCCCTCTCCCACCTGACCTTCCCACGCGTGTTAGGAGTTTCTGTTCCCTTTTCTGAGGCCTCAGGAGGAAACCCAAGAATTACATGGGTTGGAGCCATATTCCTGCCCCAAGAGAGGGAGCTGGGCCCTCGGGTCGGCAGGAGGCCGAACTGGATTGGATGTTTCCCCCACCCCCTCGGCCCCCTCTTCCCGGCACCACCCTGTCTTTACTTCCCTGCTGTTCTGCCCCCTTGGCTCCAGGCTTTGAAGGGGAAGCCAGGCTTCTGCTCTGCGTCCGTTGTTTCATTTCATGATCAAAACAACGTTATCTACAAAGATCGTAGAGAGCTTGGAAAACAGAGGGAAACATGCCCCAGACCCTCTCCCTGGCCAGTTCCTGTGGCAGCCCCATTGGCCTGGAGACATGGCTTTTCGTGGTTGCAGCGGCAGCTGTGCCCCCGTCTTTTAACTCAGCATCAAAAGCCTCTCTCCCGCCAGTGCTGTAGGTTTGTTAGAGCTGCTGTTTTGTAACAACTGCTCAGGTAGCCCCAGACTCCTGGAGTTTTCCACCCTGTGCTGTTAAAAACCTGCCCTGCCTGTCACCCATTTCTGTGCCACCAGCCCACCCCCTGCCTCCACTCTCCTCCCTGCCACCTTCTGTCCCTGCCACAGGAATATGGGGACACCGTGTATACCATTGAAGTTCCCTTTCACGGCAAGACGTTCATCCTGAAGGTGAGTGAGGGGAGCGGGTGTCCTGGAGCCCCAGACAGCACAGGAGGCTCTAGGAAGGGGCTGAGGGGTCCTCTGGTGGGTGCCCACCAAGAGGGAAGGATCGGTCTGCCCGAGCCCATCTGGCACCACCCAGCCCTCTGCCGCCCTGTCCCAGAccttcctgccctgccctgcgGAGCTCGTGTACCAGGAGGTGATCCTGCAGCCCGAGAGGATGGTGCTGTGGAACAAGACAGTGACCGCCTGCCAGGtgagcccagcctggctgccTCTTAAGGCACAGATTGGGGTACAGCCACGCCCCAGTGGGATCACTGAAGCACTCTGCGCCTCAGCTGCCCCATGTGTACAGTGGGTGTAATGGTAACAGTGCCTGCTCGAGAGGGTTGGGAGGAGGGCAGAAGGAGTGCTCATCAGGTGCTGCCCAGGGCCTGCGGATGGCGATAGCTCTTAGTAAAGGGCCCGGGCAGAGGAGGCTGGCCTGGGGAGTTCCCATCCCTGGGGTTTTCCTGGGGCCACCTGTTCCAAAAGTCTCCGTTGATGGCCCTCAGATCCTGCAGCGAGTGGAAGACAACACCCTCATCTCCTATGACGTGTCTGCAGGGGCTGCGGGCGGCGTGGTCTCCCCAAGGTGAGTCCCTGCCGGGCCCCCTCCTCTCAGCCAGGCCTTCTGCACTTTGGCCTTGGGTCATTGTCCCCTGAACTAACCCTCCCTCCCGCAGGGACTTTGTGAATGTCCGGCGCATTGAGCGGCGCAGGGACCGATACTTGTCATCAGGGATCGCCACCGCACACAGTGCCAAGCCCCCGACGCACAAATATGTCCGGTGAGCCTCACTTTGCCTGGGGTCACCCCTGCCAGCCCCTCCCCTGGGAGCATTGAGCAGCACAGGGTACAGCATGTACAGCTGGGCACTTCCCCTGCTGAGGCTGCGTTCCTGTTTCCTGTCCCGCTGGGCTCTGCTCCTCCCGGCCACTAATCCTGCTAATCTTGCTGCTCTGTCTGtggaggtggggggtggtggaCAGCTGGAACCAAGCCACCTGGAGGGGTGGAGGGGACATGCAGTGGTGGCTGGCCATGGATGGGGACCCGTGCAGGGAAGGGGCCTGAGAGTCATGTGCTCACCCTGGGCTGATTGACCTGAGCAGGACGCTCTATGCTCTGGGTTTCATCTTCCTGCCTGGAGACTTGGGTCCCCTTTCGTCCCCCTCACCCTGTCCTCACTCCCTCACCTTTCTTTGGAGTGGCTCAGGAGTCCCCCAAAGATAAAGAGATTATGGTCTTCCCGCATCTGTGCCTGGGCTTCTGAAGTCTTCCCTTTTGTCTAGTCTTAGGCTGTGGTGCTGTGGGTGGCCCCCTCCCATAGACCCCACTCTTCCCCatctcctcctgggttccagcaggaGCACTGTTCTTTGGATAGGGTGCCAGGCTCTGCTTTGGGCACTGGACAGACTTGCTGGGTGCAGGGCAAGCTTACTTCCTCTC encodes:
- the STARD3 gene encoding stAR-related lipid transfer protein 3 isoform X2, producing MSKLPRELARDLECSLPAVASLGSSLSHSQSLSSHLLPPPEKRRAISDVRRTFCLFVTFDLLFISLLWIIELNTNTGIRKNLEQEIIQYNFKTSFFDIFVLAFFRFSGLLLGYAVLRLQHWSRRWCPVHSSLSRSSSLSCSAKGHLATCSPSSPSSSPGWRPGSLTSKSYPRKPKRNDSAPPGYLAAQAAVARGPLLFSGALSEGQFYSPPESFAGSDNESDEEVAGKKSFSAQEREYIRQGKEATAVVDQILAQEENWKFEKKNEYGDTVYTIEVPFHGKTFILKTFLPCPAELVYQEVILQPERMVLWNKTVTACQILQRVEDNTLISYDVSAGAAGGVVSPRDFVNVRRIERRRDRYLSSGIATAHSAKPPTHKYVRGENGPGGFVVLKSASNPRVCTFVWILNTDLKGRLPRYLIHQSLAATMFEFAFHLRQRISELGARA
- the STARD3 gene encoding stAR-related lipid transfer protein 3 isoform X3 codes for the protein MSKLPRELARDLECSLPAVASLGSSLSHSQSLSSHLLPPPEKRRAISDVRRTFCLFVTFDLLFISLLWIIELNTNTGIRKNLEQEIIQYNFKTSFFDIFVLAFFRFSGLLLGYAVLRLQHWWVIALLSKGAFGYLLPIVSFVLAWLETWFLDFKVLPQEAEEERWYLAAQAAVARGPLLFSGALSEGQFYSPPESFAGSDNESDEEVAGKKSFSAQEREYIRQGKEATAVVDQILAQEENWKFEKKNEYGDTVYTIEVPFHGKTFILKTFLPCPAELVYQEVILQPERMVLWNKTVTACQILQRVEDNTLISYDVSAGAAGGVVSPRDFVNVRRIERRRDRYLSSGIATAHSAKPPTHKYVRGENGPGGFVVLKSASNPRVCTFVWILNTDLKGRLPRYLIHQSLAATMFEFAFHLRQRISELGARA
- the STARD3 gene encoding stAR-related lipid transfer protein 3 isoform X1; translated protein: MSKLPRELARDLECSLPAVASLGSSLSHSQSLSSHLLPPPEKRRAISDVRRTFCLFVTFDLLFISLLWIIELNTNTGIRKNLEQEIIQYNFKTSFFDIFVLAFFRFSGLLLGYAVLRLQHWWVIAVTTLVSSAFLIVKVILSELLSKGAFGYLLPIVSFVLAWLETWFLDFKVLPQEAEEERWYLAAQAAVARGPLLFSGALSEGQFYSPPESFAGSDNESDEEVAGKKSFSAQEREYIRQGKEATAVVDQILAQEENWKFEKKNEYGDTVYTIEVPFHGKTFILKTFLPCPAELVYQEVILQPERMVLWNKTVTACQILQRVEDNTLISYDVSAGAAGGVVSPRDFVNVRRIERRRDRYLSSGIATAHSAKPPTHKYVRGENGPGGFVVLKSASNPRVCTFVWILNTDLKGRLPRYLIHQSLAATMFEFAFHLRQRISELGARA